A genomic window from Quercus lobata isolate SW786 chromosome 10, ValleyOak3.0 Primary Assembly, whole genome shotgun sequence includes:
- the LOC115963714 gene encoding uncharacterized protein LOC115963714, whose translation MERSLWGHLPLLTRSNSKESVEYILQALWRTRKTGLDAADRDIVRDMLQLENDSDIDPLLACLRMLIRRFVYKNVSEVDIHKLFPTEVLPELQRLLTLLLQKFQLEWRDDLLKDQVTLPRLKAMTWDMANQDAESVDPVAVINLKLQNDAQSHSGELDVKFQLAQDTLETMLRSMYSIRDQLSNMMRPQPGIYPKKPMWCSL comes from the exons ATGGAGCGTAGTTTGTGGGGTCACTTGCCGCTATTGACGAGGTCGAATTCGAAAGAGTCAGTAGAATACATTCTCCAAGCCCTCTGGAGAACACGCAAGACCGGTCTCGACGCCGCCGACCGCGACATCGTCCGCGACATGCTCCAGCTTGAGAACGATTCCGACATCGACCCT CTTTTGGCATGTCTTCGCATGTTGATCCGTAGGTTTGTTTACAAGAATGTCAGCGAGGTTGACATTCATAAACTGTTTCCCACTGAAGTATTGCCTGAACTACAAAGACTACTGACGCTTCTGCTACAAAAGTTTCAACTAGAATGGCGGGACGATTTACTCAAGGATCAG GTTACTTTGCCCCGGTTGAAGGCAATGACATGGGATATGGCAAATCAGGATGCTGAATCAGTAGACCCTGTGGCTGTTATCAATTTGAAG CTTCAAAATGATGCACAGTCTCACTCGGGAGAATTGGATGTGAAGTTTCAATTAGCTCAAGATACTCTAGAGACAATGCTGCGTTCCATGTACTCTATAAGAGACCAGTTGTCTAACATG ATGAGACCTCAACCAGGCATTTATCCCAAGAAACCAATGTGGTGTAGTTTATGA